A DNA window from Amycolatopsis sp. DSM 110486 contains the following coding sequences:
- the menD gene encoding 2-succinyl-5-enolpyruvyl-6-hydroxy-3-cyclohexene-1-carboxylic-acid synthase → MNPSTAQARVIVDELVRNTVSHVVLCPGSRNAPLSIALYDAAAAGRLQLHVRIDERGAAFLALGIAARTGRPSAVVCTSGTAAANFHPAVLEADRAGVPLIVLTADRPPELRSAGASQVIDQYQLYGNAVRYFDELAVAERRAGQNSYWRSQICRAWNAAYGEWRSGPVHLNIPFREPLVPDLDDDGEWYESTEGRADGERWTELPDFGALPSFVVPSARHGLVIACDTGVQAASEWAEQHGWPVVSETGGLGLSGSTAISSGAWLLGVEEFISRHKPEQVLCLGRPTVFRQVQNVLSDPAVEVLLVRPDSDWPAPAHNVRQVGQWFAEPTKPADPEWLAGWQRADAAAAAAVSLALAEEPWPSGLSVASELVDALPQGALLVVGSSNPTRDVALAGTLRPDVLVHRNRGVAGIDGTVSTAIGAATVHRAPSYALLGDLTFLHDASGLLTGPAEQRPDLTIVVLNDDGGGIFSLLEQGAPEHADSFERVFGTPHGADLGALCAGYRVPHVVASSVSEFRAALKPAPGLRVVEVRVDRSRHRDLHARLRKAVASAVGNG, encoded by the coding sequence GTGAACCCCTCCACCGCGCAGGCCAGGGTCATCGTCGACGAACTGGTCCGCAACACCGTGTCCCACGTCGTCCTCTGCCCGGGTTCGCGTAACGCGCCGCTGTCGATCGCGCTCTACGACGCGGCCGCGGCCGGCCGACTCCAGCTCCACGTGCGTATCGACGAGCGCGGTGCGGCGTTCCTCGCGCTCGGCATCGCCGCCCGCACGGGCCGGCCGTCGGCGGTGGTCTGCACCTCCGGCACGGCGGCAGCGAATTTCCACCCGGCCGTGCTTGAGGCCGACCGCGCGGGCGTGCCGCTGATCGTGCTCACCGCCGACCGCCCGCCCGAGCTGCGCTCCGCCGGCGCCAGCCAGGTGATCGACCAGTACCAGCTCTACGGCAACGCCGTGCGCTACTTCGACGAGCTGGCCGTCGCCGAGCGGCGCGCCGGCCAGAACTCCTACTGGCGCAGCCAGATCTGCCGCGCCTGGAACGCCGCCTACGGCGAGTGGCGCAGCGGCCCGGTGCACCTGAACATCCCGTTCCGCGAGCCGCTGGTGCCGGACCTCGACGATGACGGTGAGTGGTACGAGTCCACCGAAGGCCGCGCCGACGGCGAACGCTGGACCGAGCTCCCCGACTTCGGCGCCCTGCCGTCCTTTGTGGTCCCCTCGGCCCGCCACGGCCTCGTGATCGCGTGCGACACCGGTGTGCAGGCGGCCAGCGAGTGGGCCGAGCAGCACGGCTGGCCGGTGGTTTCGGAGACCGGTGGTTTGGGCCTGTCCGGCTCCACGGCCATCTCGTCGGGCGCGTGGCTGCTGGGCGTCGAGGAGTTCATCTCACGCCACAAGCCGGAGCAGGTCCTGTGCCTCGGCCGGCCGACGGTGTTCCGGCAGGTCCAGAACGTGCTCTCGGACCCCGCGGTGGAAGTTCTGCTGGTCCGCCCCGACTCCGACTGGCCCGCGCCGGCGCACAACGTCCGCCAGGTCGGCCAGTGGTTCGCCGAGCCCACGAAGCCCGCGGACCCGGAGTGGCTCGCGGGCTGGCAACGCGCCGACGCGGCTGCTGCCGCGGCCGTTTCTCTCGCTCTGGCCGAGGAGCCGTGGCCCAGCGGGTTGAGCGTCGCTTCGGAGCTGGTGGACGCCCTGCCGCAGGGTGCTCTTCTGGTGGTGGGTTCGTCGAACCCGACCCGCGATGTCGCGCTGGCCGGGACCCTGCGTCCCGACGTGCTCGTCCACCGCAACCGCGGCGTCGCCGGCATCGACGGCACGGTCTCCACGGCCATCGGTGCGGCCACCGTGCACCGCGCGCCTTCGTACGCTTTGCTGGGCGATCTGACTTTCTTGCACGACGCTTCCGGCCTGCTGACCGGTCCCGCCGAGCAACGTCCGGACCTCACCATCGTCGTCCTCAACGACGACGGCGGCGGGATCTTCTCGCTGCTGGAACAGGGCGCACCCGAGCACGCGGACAGCTTCGAGCGCGTGTTCGGCACTCCCCACGGCGCCGACCTGGGCGCGTTGTGCGCGGGCTACCGGGTGCCGCACGTGGTGGCCTCTTCGGTGTCGGAGTTCCGCGCCGCGTTGAAGCCCGCGCCGGGCCTGCGGGTCGTCGAGGTGCGCGTGGACCGCTCGCGCCACCGCGACCTGCACGCCCGCCTGCGCAAGGCCGTGGCCTCGGCCGTCGGCAACGGCTGA
- a CDS encoding phosphotransferase enzyme family protein: protein MTEEPLIGNVTSGVVRVGATVRRPAGPWTEAVDAVLAHLRSVGFRAAPRPLGRDERGRQVLEFVPGEVGGPYSPGDLHDLGRTLAELHQALAGFVPPPGAAWQRLIPPDREELVCHNDVAPWNIVRTERGWVLIDWDCAAPASTVWDLAYTAQTGADLRADRPVAESAARLRAFTDGYGLDERQRAELPAALGRRARAMHGFLRANAAAQPWSRIWREDGPYWLATADYLDAHQDAWRTALD, encoded by the coding sequence GTGACAGAAGAACCGCTGATCGGGAACGTGACGAGCGGCGTCGTCCGCGTCGGCGCCACGGTGCGGCGCCCGGCCGGGCCGTGGACCGAGGCCGTGGACGCGGTGCTGGCGCACCTGCGTTCGGTCGGGTTCCGCGCGGCGCCGAGGCCACTCGGGCGCGACGAGCGCGGCCGGCAGGTGCTGGAGTTCGTGCCGGGCGAGGTGGGCGGCCCGTACTCCCCCGGCGACCTGCACGACCTCGGCCGGACGCTGGCCGAGCTGCACCAGGCGCTGGCCGGATTCGTCCCGCCGCCGGGCGCGGCCTGGCAGCGGCTCATCCCGCCGGACCGCGAAGAACTCGTGTGCCACAACGACGTCGCGCCGTGGAACATCGTGCGCACCGAGCGTGGGTGGGTGCTGATCGACTGGGACTGCGCGGCGCCGGCGTCGACGGTGTGGGATCTCGCCTACACCGCGCAGACCGGGGCGGACCTGCGCGCCGACCGGCCGGTCGCGGAATCCGCCGCCCGCCTGCGCGCGTTCACCGACGGCTACGGCCTCGACGAGCGCCAACGAGCCGAGCTTCCGGCCGCGCTTGGCCGCCGCGCCCGCGCGATGCACGGCTTCCTGCGGGCGAACGCCGCAGCGCAGCCGTGGTCGCGCATCTGGCGTGAGGACGGCCCCTACTGGCTCGCGACCGCGGACTACCTCGACGCCCACCAGGACGCGTGGCGGACCGCGCTGGATTGA